Proteins found in one Nerophis ophidion isolate RoL-2023_Sa linkage group LG21, RoL_Noph_v1.0, whole genome shotgun sequence genomic segment:
- the dcst1 gene encoding E3 ubiquitin-protein ligase DCST1, translating to MHGDSLMAATTAANVHASRVFVAHAPLWRGVASVLPWQLPPSHLRVFTAVEHVIRSVLPIGCHRFFLGRAEEAGPVHVILRGVFGALSGSAIFLGVAQSLPLTFHLKLALGCVAAGLCLVGGAVSSSFRCSVLLVFPSMLGSRGRAYLMLFIVTMLYSGPVSNIERNVQAAAESLSCNLDLQLHNSKLLWRDAIKPFLTLAQEVTEDEAELQSEALEADKKFRVIQDQVAHQYGYEPLKSGDNASRSTQEQFVSQTMMQCDNMVNQGVQRCADWFGLKWAECMEAVHVPVINHILCVPMKFHFLCDIMRVMTPWCKEHVPVEGNFGRLFDRLNDSMDLLTREFSTNLVMEEQEQDVFEGQILDQEFTQSVQSSFQKVTTRMQQLLDLLHLLLSFTFITFFTQSLGYTRQFRGDIYFDNMYITTYFKNIDSRRKTRGKRCLLPLSATDRKKFVDPWSPRIHPEEVKQVLSGVLQVLCLLVVGVVLLSVDWSVVRVLDVVSRHTQTQFNFTSSHQVDIRVGGDSMMARLLRKTVEAFNSSSSVHIITDNRRCVTPPSFLPASAYVSCVCSILLAALLSCIQVYTNRLRRVIAAFFHPKREKRRVLFLYNVTLYGHKSDTESAPSSIKVLDCFTVCTRACAGQQEASRSEGGERSK from the exons ATGCACGGCGATAGTTTGATGGCCGCAACAACGGCTGCCAATGTGCACGCGTCACGCGTCTTTGTCGCGCACGCTCCTTTATGGCGCGGGG TTGCAtctgtgttaccatggcaacttcCCCCCTCTCACCTACGTGTCTTTACAGCTGTTGAGCACGTGATCAGGAGCGTCCTCCCGATTGGCTGTCATCGCTTCTTCCTCGGCCGCGCGGAGGAGGCGGGGCCAGTGCACGTCATCCTCAGGGGCGTGTTTGGCGCGCTGAGTGGCtcag CCATTTTTCTGGGCGTGGCGCAGAGCCTCCCATTGACCTTTCACCTCAAACTGGCCCTGGGATGCGTTGCCGCTG GGCTGTGTCTTGTGGGCGGGGCTGTGTCGTCATCCTTCAGGTGCTCAGTCCTGCTGGTGTTTCCCAGCATGCTCGGCTCCCGGGGTCGGGCCTACCTCATGCTGTTCATCGTCACAATGCTCTACTCAG gtccGGTGTCCAACATTGAGAGGAACGTTCAGGCGGCTGCAGAGAGTCTGAGCTGCAACTTGGACCTGCAGCTCCACAACAGCAAGTTGCTTTGGAGAGACGCCATCAAACCTTTTCTCACGCTGGCCCAGGAAGTCACG GAGGACGAGGCGGAGTTGCAGTCGGAGGCCCTGGAGGCCGACAAGAAGTTCCGGGTCATCCAGGACCAGGTTGCCCATCAGTACGGCTACGAGCCGCTGAAGAGCGGAGACAACGCCAGCAGGAGCACGCAGGAGCAGTTCGTCAGCCAGACCATGATGCAGTGCGACA ATATGGTCAACCAGGGCGTCCAGCGCTGTGCCGATTGGTTCGGTCTCAAGTGGGCGGAGTGCATGGAGGCCGTCCACGTGCCCGTCATCAACCACATCCTGTGTGTGCCCATGAAGTTCCACTTCCTGTGTGACATCATGAGAG TGATGACGCCGTGGTGCAAGGAGCACGTTCCTGTGGAGGGAAACTTTGGACGCCTCTTTGACCGCCTCAACGACTCCATGGACCTTCTAACGCGGGAGTTCAGCACCAACCTGGTCATGGAG gagcaggaaCAGGACGTGTTTGAGGGACAGATCCTGGATCAGGAGTTCACACAATCCGTGCAAAGTTCTTTCCAAAAAGTGACAACTCGGATGCAACAACTGCTGGACCTCCTTCACCTGCTCTTGTCCTTCACCTTCATCACCTTCTTCACACA GTCGCTTGGTTACACGCGTCAGTTCCGAGGAGACATCTATTTTGACAACATGTACATCACAACATATTTCAAAAACATAGACAGCCGCAGGAAGACACGG GGTAAACGTTGTTTGTTGCCTCTCAGTGCGACTGACAGAAAAAAGTTTGTTGACCCCTGGAGTCCCAGAATTCATCCTGAAGAAGTCAAACAAGTG TTATCGGGTGTGCTGCAGGTGCTATGTTTGCTGGTGGTGGGTGTGGTCCTGCTGAGTGTGGATTGGTCCGTGGTTCGTGTTCTGGATGTGGTCAGCAGACACACTCAGACCCAATTCAACTTCACCA GCAGCCATCAGGTGGACATCAGAGTAGGCGGAGACTCTATGATGGCCCGCCTCCTAAGGAAGACGGTGGAGGCGTTTAACAGCTCCTCCAGTGTCCACATCATCACGGACAACCGTC GGTGCGTGACTCCGCCGTCCTTCCTCCCCGCCAGTGCGTATGTCAGCTGTGTTTGTAGCATCCTGCTGGCGGCGctcctcagctgcattcaggtgtaCACCAATCGCCTCCGCAGGGTCATCGCCGCCTTCTTCCACCCCAAG AGGGAGAAAAGACGAGTGTTGTTTCTATACAACGTCACCCTGTACGGACACAAGTCAGACACAGAGTCGGCGCCGAGCAGCATAAAG GTGTTGGACTGTTTCACCGTGTGCACTCGTGCGTGTGCAGGGCAGCAGGAAGCGTCTCGCTCTGAGGGAGGTGAAAGGTCAAAGTAG